A genomic stretch from Chloroflexota bacterium includes:
- a CDS encoding tyrosine-type recombinase/integrase, which yields MTSFARNLRAANLSPATQRTYLASLDRLSAFLEGQGMPTDVASIRREHLEAFIEDQLARWRPATAANRYSGIRPFFAWLVEEGEIRESPMARMRKPKLPEHAPPVLTDEEQDRILAACRGPRSEDLRDTAIVRTFLSTGTRLSEIANLRWTPDDPDTNDVDLDRGVVRIREGKGRRERISFLNAEAVKAVDRYIRRARRQHSKAALPWLWLGEKGRMTDSRIAQLLRRRGRLAGIPGLHAHQFRHSYAHAWLAAAGRKVTSWCWPAGAAARCCLATRGRRPAVAHSTPLDG from the coding sequence GTGACCAGCTTCGCCCGCAACCTCCGTGCGGCGAACCTCTCCCCTGCCACCCAACGCACCTACCTGGCATCCCTCGATCGGCTGTCCGCCTTCCTCGAAGGCCAGGGCATGCCGACCGACGTGGCCAGCATCCGCAGGGAGCACCTCGAAGCGTTCATCGAGGATCAGCTCGCCCGCTGGCGGCCGGCCACCGCTGCCAACCGCTACTCGGGCATCCGCCCGTTCTTCGCCTGGTTGGTCGAGGAGGGCGAGATCCGCGAGTCACCCATGGCGCGGATGCGCAAGCCAAAGCTGCCCGAGCACGCCCCGCCGGTCCTGACCGACGAGGAGCAGGACCGCATCCTGGCCGCCTGCCGCGGCCCACGCTCTGAGGATCTCCGCGACACCGCCATCGTCCGCACCTTCCTCTCGACCGGCACCCGTCTGTCGGAGATTGCCAACCTGCGCTGGACGCCCGACGATCCGGATACCAACGATGTTGATCTGGATCGTGGCGTGGTGCGTATCCGTGAGGGCAAGGGCCGGCGCGAGCGGATCAGCTTCCTCAATGCCGAAGCCGTCAAGGCGGTCGATCGCTACATCCGGCGCGCGCGGCGCCAGCACTCCAAGGCCGCCCTGCCGTGGCTGTGGCTCGGCGAGAAGGGGCGCATGACCGATTCGCGGATCGCCCAGCTCCTGCGCCGCCGTGGGCGGCTGGCGGGCATCCCCGGCCTGCACGCTCACCAGTTCCGGCACTCCTACGCCCACGCCTGGTTGGCGGCGGCGGGCAGGAAGGTGACCTCATGGTGCTGGCCGGCTGGCGCAGCCGCGAGATGTTGTCTCGCTACGCGCGGTCGGCGGCCAGCGGTCGCGCACTCGACGCCGCTCGACGGCTGA
- a CDS encoding glycoside hydrolase yields MGNGIRDQLSLTGHDRRLADLGRLASLGARAVRYPVLWGRSSNAREATDWEWAEERIGGMNAFGVEPVVGLLHHGFGPRGADPRQPGWAAAFADYAATVARRFPAVRTYLPINEALTTARFGGLYGWWPPYARDHAIFGHLILSQAEALTEAARAIRAVTPGARIIVNEDVGRTYGTAECQAAVDFDNHRRWLTFDLVTGAVDRSHPLWRYLAASPAHRLILDKLSSEPAPPDVLGIDHYITSDRYLDHRLDLFPESSHGGDGRLAYADVEMARVEGYDVTGLPRVLRETWQRYRRPLALTEIALAGPLDDQVAWWSEAWSAAMTAHGHGIPILAVTAWAAFGAYDWMTLLREPRGTYEPGCFDVRSWPPRRTELALAVKATADGGPPTATTGWWRRDGRALYSGKLAGEAAV; encoded by the coding sequence GTGGGCAACGGAATCCGCGATCAGTTGTCGCTCACGGGGCATGACCGGCGCCTTGCGGACCTTGGGCGGCTGGCCAGCCTCGGCGCGCGCGCCGTCCGCTATCCCGTCCTCTGGGGAAGGTCCTCCAATGCGAGGGAGGCCACGGATTGGGAGTGGGCAGAAGAGCGGATCGGCGGCATGAATGCCTTCGGGGTCGAGCCTGTTGTCGGCCTCCTCCATCATGGCTTCGGACCGCGAGGAGCCGATCCGCGGCAACCGGGCTGGGCTGCGGCCTTCGCGGACTATGCGGCCACGGTTGCGCGCCGCTTTCCTGCAGTCCGCACCTACCTCCCAATAAACGAGGCGCTCACAACCGCTCGATTCGGCGGCCTGTATGGCTGGTGGCCGCCGTACGCACGCGACCACGCGATTTTCGGCCATCTAATCCTCTCGCAGGCGGAGGCCCTAACCGAGGCGGCCCGCGCCATCAGGGCAGTCACCCCCGGAGCCCGCATCATCGTGAACGAGGACGTGGGGCGCACCTACGGGACCGCGGAATGCCAGGCCGCGGTTGACTTCGACAACCATCGCCGCTGGCTGACGTTTGACCTGGTGACCGGGGCTGTCGACCGATCGCACCCATTGTGGAGGTATCTGGCGGCCTCCCCGGCTCATCGACTGATCCTGGACAAGCTCAGCAGTGAGCCCGCCCCACCCGATGTCCTCGGCATCGATCACTACATCACGAGTGACCGTTATCTCGATCACCGCCTGGACCTATTCCCAGAATCCAGTCATGGAGGCGACGGGCGTCTGGCCTATGCGGACGTCGAGATGGCACGTGTCGAAGGCTACGATGTGACCGGCCTGCCCCGCGTGTTGCGCGAGACCTGGCAGCGATACCGACGTCCATTGGCGCTGACCGAGATCGCCCTCGCCGGCCCCTTGGACGATCAGGTCGCTTGGTGGTCAGAGGCATGGTCGGCTGCAATGACAGCCCACGGGCACGGAATTCCAATCTTGGCAGTCACCGCATGGGCGGCCTTCGGAGCCTACGACTGGATGACACTGCTGCGTGAGCCACGTGGGACCTACGAGCCGGGCTGCTTCGATGTACGCAGCTGGCCGCCTCGGCGAACTGAGTTGGCCTTGGCCGTCAAGGCCACCGCCGACGGCGGGCCGCCAACTGCCACCACCGGATGGTGGCGGCGGGACGGGCGAGCCCTCTACAGTGGGAAGTTGGCGGGGGAGGCTGCAGTGTAG
- the glf gene encoding UDP-galactopyranose mutase, translated as MGYDVVVVGAGLSGSVIAEQLASQHGRRVLVMDRRAHIGGNTYDELDEAGVLIHRYGPHIFHTNSADIFGYLSQFTGWRPYEHRVLACVRGRLVPIPINRTTLNELFAVGLGDDESTARYYAERAEAVGTPRTSEEVVVGSVGRELYELFFQGYTRKQWGLDPSELDASVTARVPARTNLDDRYFTDRFQAMPAHGYTQMVERMLAHPRIEVRTGVDFHDVRHVLDFDHLVYTGPIDAYFDQIFGPLPYRSLRFEFETLDEERHQPTGTVNFPDEAVPFTRVSEFRHFTGQSHDVTTIVREFPESSGEPFYPIPRHENRALYQRYLALAAEAPQVHFAGRLGTYKYYNMDQVVGQALVTAGRIAESREWAA; from the coding sequence ATGGGCTACGACGTAGTCGTCGTCGGGGCGGGGTTGTCCGGAAGTGTCATCGCGGAGCAGCTGGCCAGCCAACACGGTAGGCGAGTCCTAGTGATGGACCGTCGGGCGCATATCGGAGGCAACACGTATGACGAGTTGGACGAAGCAGGGGTACTGATCCACCGCTATGGCCCTCACATCTTCCACACGAACTCGGCGGACATCTTCGGGTACCTATCGCAGTTCACCGGTTGGAGGCCGTACGAGCACAGGGTCCTCGCCTGCGTGCGCGGTCGGCTCGTCCCGATCCCAATCAATCGGACGACCTTGAACGAGCTGTTCGCGGTCGGCCTTGGCGATGACGAGAGCACCGCACGGTACTACGCCGAACGCGCAGAGGCCGTTGGGACGCCCCGAACGTCCGAGGAGGTTGTGGTCGGCTCGGTCGGCCGCGAGCTTTACGAGCTCTTTTTCCAGGGATACACGAGAAAGCAATGGGGGCTCGACCCCAGCGAACTGGACGCGTCGGTAACTGCCCGTGTCCCCGCCCGGACCAACCTGGACGATCGCTATTTCACAGATCGTTTTCAGGCAATGCCCGCGCACGGCTATACCCAAATGGTCGAGCGCATGCTCGCCCATCCGCGCATCGAGGTGCGGACCGGGGTCGACTTCCACGATGTTCGGCACGTGCTTGACTTTGATCATCTTGTGTACACGGGGCCGATCGATGCCTATTTCGATCAGATATTCGGACCGCTGCCATACCGCTCCCTGCGGTTTGAGTTCGAGACATTGGATGAAGAGCGGCATCAGCCGACGGGGACAGTGAACTTCCCGGATGAGGCCGTGCCATTTACGCGTGTCAGCGAGTTCCGACACTTCACGGGCCAATCCCATGACGTGACTACCATCGTCCGTGAGTTCCCCGAATCTTCCGGGGAGCCTTTCTATCCGATCCCCCGACACGAGAACCGAGCCTTATATCAGAGGTACCTGGCTCTCGCTGCCGAGGCCCCCCAGGTGCACTTCGCTGGGCGGCTCGGGACCTACAAGTACTACAACATGGACCAGGTCGTCGGGCAGGCACTGGTCACGGCCGGCAGGATCGCCGAGTCTCGCGAATGGGCCGCCTAG
- a CDS encoding glycosyltransferase, whose translation MTEDLICLSHLRWDFVYQRPNHLMARAARSKRVFFIEEARFEPGARPHIQRTDREGVGVMTPVVPTGMEAPESNALLADLLDDLIGTEQIDAPILWYYTPMALPWTRHVASSVVVYDCMDYLAGFRGASECLLSLEDELLGRAHLVFSGGVRLHQRLAARHQASYCFPSSIDVRHFAAARLPRPDPADQRSIAMPRLGYAGVIDERLDLGLIDGVAARRQDWQIVLLGPLAKIAAAAIPARRNIHQLGRKTYGELPSYLAHWNVGWMPFARNEATAFISPTKTPEYLAAGLPVVSTSIRDVIEPYGRRGLVRIADSIDETIEAVEESQRADGTETQRQADQFLAMGSWDRTWDAMAILVEQAVTNGSQSETARSASHLVHVPVPMRLSTAKELQAAPLVVGAEAL comes from the coding sequence GTGACCGAAGACCTTATCTGCCTGTCTCATCTGCGCTGGGACTTCGTGTACCAGCGCCCCAACCACCTCATGGCTCGCGCCGCACGGAGCAAGCGCGTCTTTTTCATCGAGGAGGCGCGCTTCGAGCCAGGTGCCCGCCCGCATATTCAGAGAACTGACCGCGAGGGCGTCGGTGTCATGACGCCTGTCGTCCCAACGGGCATGGAGGCGCCGGAATCGAATGCGCTCCTTGCCGACCTGCTCGACGACCTGATCGGAACAGAGCAGATCGACGCTCCGATCCTCTGGTACTACACGCCGATGGCGCTGCCCTGGACGAGGCATGTTGCCAGTTCCGTCGTGGTCTATGACTGCATGGACTACCTGGCCGGCTTCCGAGGGGCGTCGGAGTGCCTCCTGTCCCTCGAGGATGAGCTCCTCGGCCGAGCGCATCTCGTATTCAGCGGCGGAGTGCGGCTCCATCAGCGACTGGCCGCTCGGCACCAGGCGAGCTACTGCTTTCCAAGCAGTATTGATGTTCGACATTTCGCCGCGGCCCGGCTGCCTCGGCCGGACCCTGCCGACCAGCGAAGCATCGCCATGCCGAGACTGGGCTATGCCGGGGTGATCGACGAGCGACTAGACCTGGGCCTGATCGACGGCGTCGCAGCCCGCCGGCAGGATTGGCAGATCGTCCTGCTCGGGCCACTCGCCAAGATCGCTGCCGCTGCCATTCCAGCGCGTCGGAACATCCATCAGCTGGGGCGGAAGACCTATGGCGAACTGCCCTCCTACCTCGCCCATTGGAACGTGGGCTGGATGCCCTTCGCACGGAATGAGGCGACCGCCTTCATCAGCCCAACGAAGACGCCCGAATACCTCGCAGCCGGTCTGCCGGTCGTATCCACATCCATCCGGGACGTAATCGAGCCCTACGGACGACGTGGCCTGGTACGAATCGCGGACTCGATCGACGAGACGATTGAGGCAGTCGAGGAGTCCCAGCGCGCGGACGGGACGGAGACGCAACGGCAAGCGGACCAATTCCTCGCTATGGGCTCGTGGGACCGCACCTGGGACGCGATGGCCATCTTGGTGGAACAGGCGGTGACAAACGGCTCGCAATCGGAGACAGCGCGCTCCGCATCGCACCTGGTGCACGTGCCGGTCCCCATGCGGCTGTCCACAGCTAAGGAGCTGCAGGCCGCTCCGCTCGTTGTCGGCGCGGAGGCTTTGTGA
- a CDS encoding TIGR03560 family F420-dependent LLM class oxidoreductase: MKVGIIVPQGWTGEYTGWDAGRAWDRTTAVARQAEALGFESLWLFDHFHTVPKPRQDITFESFTTLAGLATTTKRARLGQLVNCATYRNPALVAKMISTLDTMSGGRMELGLGAGWKEDEFRAYGYGFPSLAERHARLEDALIIANRMFHDEEAVYRGSTASVNGAINVPKPQQRPRIPIVVGGNGRNVTWRLAARHADELNLDNVPVHEIEDALAVVAERCAEVGRDAATLPVSVHIWWETLVNQDPVELLRGYREAGVSRVMALVRESATTDDALVRLREQAGDAGAEFD; this comes from the coding sequence ATGAAGGTAGGAATCATCGTTCCCCAGGGCTGGACCGGCGAATACACCGGCTGGGACGCCGGCCGCGCGTGGGATCGGACTACGGCGGTGGCCCGGCAGGCCGAAGCGCTCGGATTCGAGTCGCTGTGGCTTTTCGACCATTTCCACACGGTCCCAAAACCCCGGCAGGACATCACCTTCGAGTCGTTCACCACGCTGGCCGGCCTGGCGACCACCACAAAGCGCGCGCGGCTTGGCCAACTGGTCAATTGCGCGACCTACCGCAATCCAGCGCTAGTGGCGAAGATGATTTCGACGTTGGACACAATGTCAGGCGGTCGTATGGAACTCGGCCTGGGCGCGGGCTGGAAAGAGGACGAGTTTCGGGCGTATGGGTACGGCTTCCCTTCGCTGGCTGAGCGCCATGCCCGGCTGGAAGATGCTCTGATCATTGCCAACCGGATGTTTCACGACGAGGAGGCCGTCTACAGGGGCAGCACCGCATCAGTCAACGGCGCGATCAATGTTCCGAAGCCGCAGCAAAGGCCCCGAATCCCCATCGTCGTGGGGGGCAATGGCCGGAACGTGACGTGGCGGTTGGCAGCGCGCCACGCCGATGAACTCAATCTTGATAACGTTCCCGTCCACGAAATCGAGGATGCCCTGGCGGTCGTGGCCGAGCGCTGCGCGGAAGTCGGCCGCGATGCTGCGACCCTCCCGGTCTCGGTCCATATCTGGTGGGAAACGCTGGTGAATCAGGACCCGGTCGAGCTACTGAGAGGATATCGCGAGGCGGGTGTCAGCCGGGTGATGGCCTTGGTCCGCGAGTCAGCTACCACCGACGATGCTCTCGTGCGATTGCGGGAGCAGGCCGGCGATGCAGGCGCTGAGTTTGATTGA